From Gemmatimonadaceae bacterium, a single genomic window includes:
- a CDS encoding TonB-dependent receptor: MRKLSRFIGLALLFAAARTVLTAQTLPAPAHVLRGTVSSRTGAPVTGASVFLLESLDATTTDEAGRFTLRTSASGQVTIVVRHIGFAPVSIVVPVDTSADLAITLLAQAATLAPIRVQAGAYTAGNERGVTLSALEVVTTPGATGDIARAIQTLPGVQGVDEGTGLFVRGGDVSETKVLLNNTVMLSPYNYETPTGNYTVTVNPFLLDGIFFSSGGFGARYGNILSGVVDLRTAGRPVQSSETAAIGLASVSTGADLSLSPTLGVHATATRNDTHLLFKVNGATRGYDPAPNGTDVSGSVVYNYRPTAEIKTFAIDRHSALGIGVDDPSYSGGYAADIHSSMVQAGWKDLFGSVAPTISMSYSTVHRGEEFGVFDLGDVERWSQIFGQVAWTAAERLTLRTGGDADWRDARFIGSIPVSVADGAPGAPIVTFDSRAAGDRTGEFTEADVRALDDLRLIAGLRSDYSSFTRRRTIDPRFSVAYQRGDATFTAAVGEYHQVSDPLYFASGIGTPGLGPMSARQFVLGMQLGEDKQLARVELYHKSYDDLVGLTHDKLVVGGGTGETNGADVFLRRQLWPFFSARATYSFLHARRTDPSTAVLTRSPFDITHSMTLVGEQALPAGWSVSGAWRYATGKPFTPVAGATFDPSRHVWEPAYGPANSQRMPAEEKLDLAVSRYLRLGSHNALVYYFSVDNVLDRTNLYEYAYTADYSRRIPVRSLFNRSFYLGASLTHLGG; this comes from the coding sequence ATGAGAAAGCTTTCACGATTCATCGGCTTGGCCCTGCTCTTCGCGGCGGCCCGCACGGTCCTGACGGCGCAAACGCTGCCGGCGCCAGCGCACGTGCTGCGCGGCACGGTCAGTTCGCGCACCGGCGCACCTGTGACCGGCGCGAGTGTCTTTCTGCTCGAATCCCTTGACGCCACAACGACCGACGAGGCGGGCCGGTTCACGCTGCGAACGTCAGCGAGCGGGCAGGTGACGATCGTCGTCCGGCACATCGGCTTCGCGCCGGTGTCGATCGTCGTACCCGTCGACACGAGCGCCGATCTCGCTATCACGCTCCTGGCACAAGCGGCCACACTCGCCCCCATTCGCGTTCAGGCCGGCGCCTACACGGCGGGCAACGAACGCGGCGTCACGCTGAGCGCGCTCGAGGTGGTCACGACGCCCGGTGCGACAGGCGACATCGCGCGCGCGATTCAGACCCTTCCCGGCGTGCAAGGCGTCGACGAAGGAACCGGCCTATTCGTGCGCGGCGGCGACGTGAGCGAGACCAAGGTCCTGTTGAACAACACCGTGATGTTGTCGCCGTACAACTACGAGACGCCGACCGGCAATTACACGGTCACCGTCAATCCCTTTTTGCTGGACGGCATCTTTTTCAGCTCCGGCGGTTTCGGTGCGCGGTACGGCAACATCCTGTCCGGCGTCGTTGATCTGCGCACCGCCGGCCGTCCGGTCCAGAGCTCAGAGACCGCCGCGATCGGCTTAGCCAGCGTGTCCACCGGCGCCGACCTGTCCCTTTCGCCAACTCTAGGTGTACACGCGACCGCGACGCGCAACGATACGCACCTGCTGTTCAAGGTGAATGGCGCGACGCGCGGTTATGATCCCGCGCCGAACGGCACCGACGTCAGCGGGAGCGTCGTCTACAACTATCGTCCGACCGCCGAAATCAAAACCTTCGCTATCGATCGCCACTCGGCGCTGGGCATCGGCGTCGATGATCCGTCGTACAGCGGAGGCTATGCGGCGGACATTCACAGCTCGATGGTGCAGGCCGGCTGGAAGGATCTGTTCGGCTCCGTCGCGCCGACGATCAGCATGTCGTACTCCACCGTGCATCGCGGCGAAGAGTTCGGCGTGTTCGACCTGGGAGACGTCGAGCGCTGGTCGCAGATCTTCGGTCAGGTTGCGTGGACGGCCGCCGAGCGGTTGACGCTGCGAACGGGCGGAGATGCCGATTGGCGCGATGCGCGGTTCATCGGATCGATTCCCGTGTCGGTCGCCGACGGTGCACCGGGTGCGCCGATCGTGACGTTCGATTCGCGCGCCGCGGGCGATCGCACCGGTGAGTTCACCGAAGCGGACGTGCGCGCGCTCGACGATCTGCGCTTGATCGCCGGCCTGCGCTCGGACTACTCGAGCTTCACGCGCCGCCGCACGATCGATCCACGCTTCTCGGTGGCGTATCAGCGCGGCGACGCGACGTTCACCGCGGCGGTTGGCGAGTACCACCAGGTGTCTGACCCGCTGTACTTCGCGTCAGGCATCGGAACGCCGGGCTTGGGCCCGATGTCCGCGCGCCAATTCGTGCTCGGGATGCAGCTGGGCGAAGACAAGCAGCTGGCGCGCGTCGAGCTCTATCACAAGTCGTACGACGATCTCGTTGGCTTGACGCACGACAAGCTCGTCGTGGGCGGCGGCACCGGTGAAACAAACGGTGCGGACGTCTTCCTACGCCGCCAGCTATGGCCGTTCTTCTCGGCGCGCGCGACATACAGCTTTCTGCACGCGCGCCGCACGGATCCCAGCACCGCCGTGCTCACGCGGTCGCCGTTCGACATCACTCATTCAATGACGCTCGTTGGCGAGCAGGCGTTGCCGGCGGGTTGGAGCGTGAGCGGCGCCTGGCGATACGCCACCGGAAAGCCGTTTACGCCGGTGGCGGGCGCGACATTCGACCCTTCACGGCATGTCTGGGAGCCGGCATACGGCCCGGCCAATTCGCAGCGCATGCCCGCCGAGGAAAAGCTCGATCTCGCGGTGTCGCGCTACCTCCGTCTCGGTTCGCACAACGCGCTCGTCTACTACTTCTCGGTCGACAACGTCCTCGATCGCACGAATCTGTACGAATACGCCTACACCGCCGACTACAGCCGCCGTATTCCGGTGCGCAGTCTGTTCAATCGCTCGTTCTATCTGGGTGCGTCACTCACACATCTTGGAGGTTGA
- a CDS encoding LytTR family DNA-binding domain-containing protein, translating to MRAVVVEDEPIARDQLRDLLAGIDWIECVGEAADGKTAVAIIDALKPDLVFLDIEMPELSGLDVLRRIRHDPAIVFTTAYDTFAVAAFELEAIDYLLKPFGAERLNAALDRVRRAVRDVSDEPVGRRATEAFDQLAAGGPLTRIFARDRGRIIPIAVNDIERLEADDDYVAVHARGRRYLVYLGMNEFEARLDPRRFLRIHRSHIVNLDHVAAMEPFDGTRLQLEMRDGTRLVASRTRSKELRGLAI from the coding sequence ATGCGCGCCGTCGTCGTCGAGGACGAACCGATCGCCCGCGATCAACTGCGCGACTTACTCGCCGGCATCGACTGGATCGAGTGCGTCGGTGAGGCTGCCGACGGAAAGACCGCGGTCGCGATCATCGATGCGCTCAAGCCCGACCTCGTGTTCCTCGACATCGAGATGCCCGAGTTGAGCGGCCTGGACGTGCTTCGCCGGATCCGGCACGATCCGGCGATCGTGTTCACCACCGCGTACGATACTTTCGCCGTCGCCGCGTTCGAGCTCGAGGCGATCGACTATCTTCTCAAGCCCTTCGGCGCCGAGCGATTGAATGCGGCGCTGGATCGCGTTCGCCGCGCGGTGCGCGACGTGAGCGATGAACCGGTGGGCCGCCGCGCGACAGAGGCGTTCGATCAACTCGCGGCCGGCGGACCGTTGACGCGCATCTTCGCGCGCGATCGCGGCCGCATCATTCCGATCGCGGTGAACGACATCGAGCGGTTGGAAGCGGACGACGACTACGTCGCGGTGCACGCGCGCGGGCGGCGCTACCTCGTGTACCTCGGCATGAACGAGTTCGAGGCCCGGCTCGATCCTCGGCGTTTCCTTCGCATTCATCGTTCGCACATCGTGAATCTGGATCACGTTGCGGCGATGGAGCCGTTCGACGGGACGCGCTTGCAGCTCGAAATGCGCGATGGAACGCGATTGGTCGCGAGCCGGACGCGATCGAAGGAATTGAGAGGCCTGGCGATCTGA
- a CDS encoding translocation/assembly module TamB domain-containing protein has product MAAWREGEGRRALGDGRDTITVVPPDEKLHWGRGILVGLSMIVGLILLAIIAVLVLTGTDWGRERVRRFAVNTLNGTMHGHVTIGRLSGNLLTGMTIHDLAITDSSGKPFVAVESFKGDYSIMGLLRKHIWIDDAVLVKPLIVLDRPPGGTWNWQRIFPRDTTPKPASQQTGWFDWLRFTNASVVNGQLIVRSEWKPGEGLKTQAARDSAIRVALGGGSRLMISRVPGGFQKTVQLDSVTGTFPLLRLAEPGRKDRLLEVSSLRMDAFPFRAPGALVRDLKGTFPFNNDSIWWKGAYVALPQSRANGDGRYAFSSGDITLKVHSDPANFADMRWVYPRLPDGHGKLDLDMSWKGSVQTYVFHNADIVMGAARADGSFGITLADTISIHDTNLRFSGLSTKTLEQLIPHFRSPRRGVFAGRATVQGGRHALAVNGDVRFDDTQAGASRVTGVGEIGFLDNGGVRARDLKVEMLPLQVDMARTWDPTLPIGGILTGSATVNGSTKTEFAATMNLDLRDRGTQSAVAGKATMRLSGGKAFDVDVTARPVSLVEVGRFFPAAGLQGSATGPIRLTGTLSNLRLQTALRLPDGGHFDARGALDLASKEKGYDLTANLFTINLRTVDTKAPITSLTAHAVVRGRGTSLPTMRTALAADLSTSRWDSIAVDTVSIRASVADGLANIQKLYALGAHTTANVSGTFGLVRGRSGELTYNVAVDSLGAFNRWLPKTPGSTAPVQPRPGVVARAVRRAKADSARIDRATEMERLINGRPGPKLVVNVPQAVPADTMTGKVYAAGKMRGNIYDFDLNGRAGGENIVFRGNSIRQFASEYVWTNARSPQSKLAVGLDAGGVSAMGFAFDTVNARVTYATPGGHVELVVRQGDNREYGARGDYALYPDRRELQLANMTFRFDTAYWSMPHPSTVVWGGPGIRVEHFELRDRGNGRLYANGLLPTNGVADFTLDVDQFPVANISDILQSDLQITGVLMLHGSMTGTMTNPAFRGAFALVSGTYNGTVMPDLRGRFGYADEQLVSHIDALRNSSQLLATADARLPINLALSGVTGPRLLPEPMQVDVVADSLPLELVPQFTDLVSNVHGRASGKFAMRGTLSRPTLVGAVTLDHGTVTLNQTGATINNLAGSIRMANDTVYVDSIAGNAKGNVRVRGTLAVGNWREPSFNLYLVSSGAQLMNNDMANIGVDAGLALTGPFKSPYLSGAVTIVQGVVYAPEPTGRHLIGAGDPALFNVLDTAITADRDLFPSPSPLVANLRMDVTLAVDRDVWVRNREANVEVYTDEPLIIHELAQSFAITGIVSTDRGEYNFLSKRFQITRGSAMFIGSPDLNPTLQVTGEYAVQLASRGTLDIRVLIGGTLKKPTLSLESDAQPPKTQSELLSLLAFGQSTTTLLASGSSSVAGSAATMDLFGVGAQVAVRRLASVALGVAVDQVQVQTGRALGLDVFNITPADVPDISGQGIGNFLTQTKFEAGKYVNPRTFVSGQESAGQLGVAIQHRTNGGWTYSASFEPRIVLLEPKLNAPQWRTQRTIGGFIIREWKF; this is encoded by the coding sequence GTGGCGGCGTGGCGCGAAGGCGAGGGGCGTCGAGCGCTGGGCGACGGGCGAGACACCATCACGGTCGTACCGCCCGACGAGAAGCTCCACTGGGGACGCGGCATTCTCGTGGGGCTGTCGATGATCGTCGGGCTCATCCTGCTGGCGATCATCGCGGTGCTGGTGCTCACCGGCACGGACTGGGGGCGCGAGCGCGTGCGGCGGTTCGCGGTGAACACGCTCAACGGGACGATGCACGGGCACGTCACGATCGGTCGGCTCTCCGGTAACCTGCTTACTGGAATGACCATCCACGACCTCGCGATCACGGACAGCAGCGGCAAGCCGTTCGTGGCGGTCGAATCGTTCAAGGGCGACTACTCGATCATGGGTTTGCTGCGGAAGCACATCTGGATCGACGATGCCGTGCTCGTGAAGCCGCTGATCGTCCTCGACCGTCCGCCCGGCGGCACATGGAACTGGCAGCGGATCTTTCCACGCGACACGACGCCCAAGCCCGCGAGCCAACAAACCGGATGGTTCGATTGGCTGCGGTTCACCAATGCGTCCGTCGTCAACGGACAACTCATCGTTCGCTCGGAGTGGAAGCCGGGCGAAGGACTGAAGACACAGGCGGCGCGCGACAGCGCCATTCGCGTCGCCCTGGGCGGCGGTTCGCGGTTGATGATCTCGCGGGTCCCCGGCGGATTTCAAAAGACCGTGCAGCTCGACTCGGTTACGGGGACCTTTCCGCTGCTGCGCCTTGCCGAGCCCGGTCGCAAGGATCGGTTGCTCGAAGTGTCGTCGCTGCGGATGGATGCGTTTCCCTTCCGCGCGCCCGGCGCGCTCGTGCGGGATCTCAAGGGGACGTTCCCCTTCAACAACGATTCGATCTGGTGGAAGGGCGCGTACGTCGCGCTGCCGCAGTCGCGCGCCAACGGCGACGGGCGCTACGCGTTCAGCTCCGGCGACATCACGCTCAAGGTGCACAGCGATCCGGCGAACTTCGCCGACATGCGCTGGGTGTATCCTCGGCTGCCCGACGGGCACGGCAAGCTCGATCTCGACATGTCGTGGAAGGGGTCGGTGCAGACATATGTGTTTCATAATGCCGATATCGTAATGGGCGCAGCCAGGGCCGACGGTTCGTTCGGCATCACGCTCGCCGACACGATCTCGATTCACGATACGAATCTCCGCTTCTCGGGCCTCAGCACGAAAACGCTCGAGCAGCTCATTCCGCACTTCAGGTCGCCGCGCCGCGGGGTGTTCGCGGGGCGTGCGACCGTGCAGGGCGGACGGCATGCATTGGCCGTCAACGGCGACGTGCGCTTCGACGACACCCAAGCAGGTGCGAGCCGAGTGACGGGAGTGGGCGAGATCGGCTTCCTCGACAACGGCGGCGTGCGCGCGCGCGATCTCAAGGTCGAGATGCTTCCGCTGCAGGTGGACATGGCGCGCACGTGGGATCCGACGCTGCCGATCGGCGGCATTCTCACCGGCTCGGCGACGGTGAACGGCTCGACCAAGACCGAGTTCGCGGCGACGATGAATCTCGATCTGCGCGACCGCGGTACGCAGTCGGCGGTGGCGGGCAAGGCGACGATGCGCCTGTCGGGCGGCAAGGCGTTCGACGTCGACGTGACCGCGCGGCCCGTGTCGCTCGTCGAGGTGGGCCGCTTTTTTCCCGCCGCGGGATTGCAGGGAAGCGCAACCGGGCCGATTCGTCTCACGGGAACGCTGTCGAATTTGCGATTGCAAACCGCGCTTCGTCTGCCCGACGGTGGTCACTTCGATGCGCGTGGCGCGCTCGATCTCGCAAGCAAAGAGAAAGGCTACGACCTCACGGCGAACCTGTTCACCATCAATCTCCGCACCGTCGATACAAAAGCGCCGATCACGTCGCTCACGGCGCACGCCGTGGTGCGCGGCCGAGGAACGAGCTTGCCGACGATGCGTACCGCGCTCGCCGCCGATCTCTCCACCTCGCGCTGGGACAGCATCGCGGTCGACACGGTGTCGATTCGCGCGAGCGTCGCCGACGGACTCGCGAACATTCAGAAGCTCTACGCCCTTGGCGCTCACACCACGGCGAACGTGTCGGGCACGTTTGGTCTCGTGCGCGGCCGCAGCGGGGAGCTCACCTACAACGTCGCCGTCGATTCACTCGGCGCATTCAATCGGTGGCTTCCGAAGACGCCGGGTTCGACCGCGCCCGTGCAGCCGAGGCCGGGGGTTGTCGCGCGGGCGGTGCGCCGTGCGAAGGCGGATTCGGCGCGCATCGATCGCGCGACGGAAATGGAACGCCTGATCAACGGGCGGCCGGGCCCGAAGCTCGTCGTCAATGTGCCGCAGGCCGTGCCCGCGGATACGATGACCGGCAAGGTGTATGCGGCCGGCAAGATGCGCGGCAACATCTACGATTTCGATCTGAATGGCCGTGCGGGTGGCGAGAACATCGTGTTCCGCGGCAATTCGATTCGGCAGTTCGCGAGCGAGTACGTGTGGACGAACGCTCGCTCTCCGCAATCGAAACTTGCGGTGGGACTCGACGCGGGCGGCGTGAGCGCGATGGGCTTTGCGTTCGACACCGTGAACGCGCGCGTCACGTATGCGACGCCGGGCGGTCACGTGGAGCTCGTGGTGCGGCAAGGCGACAATCGCGAGTACGGCGCGCGCGGCGACTACGCGCTGTATCCCGATCGCCGAGAGCTGCAGCTTGCCAACATGACGTTCCGGTTCGATACGGCGTACTGGTCGATGCCGCATCCGTCGACCGTCGTGTGGGGCGGACCGGGCATTCGCGTCGAACACTTCGAACTGCGCGACCGCGGCAACGGGCGTCTCTACGCGAACGGATTGCTGCCGACGAATGGCGTCGCCGACTTCACGCTCGACGTCGATCAGTTCCCTGTCGCGAACATCTCCGACATTCTCCAGTCGGATCTTCAGATCACCGGCGTGCTGATGTTGCATGGGTCGATGACGGGAACGATGACGAACCCCGCGTTCCGCGGCGCGTTCGCGCTCGTGAGCGGCACGTACAACGGCACGGTGATGCCCGATCTCCGCGGCCGGTTCGGCTACGCGGACGAGCAGCTCGTCTCTCACATCGATGCCTTACGCAACAGCAGCCAGCTGCTCGCGACGGCCGATGCGCGGCTGCCGATCAATCTCGCGCTGAGCGGCGTGACGGGTCCGCGCCTCTTACCCGAGCCGATGCAGGTCGACGTCGTCGCCGATAGTCTGCCGCTCGAGCTCGTGCCGCAATTCACCGATCTCGTGTCGAACGTGCATGGGCGGGCTTCGGGAAAATTCGCGATGCGCGGCACCTTGAGCCGTCCGACGCTCGTTGGCGCGGTCACGCTCGATCACGGAACGGTCACGCTCAATCAGACGGGCGCCACCATCAACAACCTGGCGGGATCGATTCGCATGGCGAACGACACCGTCTACGTTGATTCGATCGCGGGAAACGCGAAGGGCAACGTTCGCGTGCGTGGCACGTTGGCGGTCGGTAACTGGCGCGAACCGTCGTTCAATCTGTATCTGGTCTCGAGCGGCGCGCAGTTGATGAACAACGACATGGCGAACATCGGCGTGGATGCGGGGCTCGCGTTGACGGGACCATTCAAGTCGCCGTATCTGAGCGGCGCCGTGACGATCGTTCAAGGTGTGGTGTACGCGCCGGAGCCGACGGGCCGGCACCTGATCGGCGCGGGCGACCCGGCGCTCTTCAACGTGCTCGACACCGCCATCACCGCGGATCGCGATCTCTTCCCGTCACCGTCGCCGCTCGTCGCGAATCTGCGCATGGACGTGACGCTCGCGGTCGATCGCGACGTCTGGGTGCGCAACCGCGAAGCGAACGTCGAGGTGTACACCGACGAGCCGCTCATCATTCACGAGCTGGCGCAGTCGTTCGCGATCACCGGCATCGTGAGCACCGATCGCGGCGAGTACAATTTCCTGAGCAAGCGGTTCCAGATCACGCGCGGCTCGGCCATGTTCATCGGGAGTCCGGATCTCAATCCGACGCTGCAGGTCACGGGCGAGTATGCGGTGCAGCTCGCGTCGCGCGGCACGCTGGACATTCGCGTGCTGATCGGCGGCACGTTAAAGAAGCCGACGTTGTCGCTCGAGAGCGACGCACAGCCGCCGAAGACGCAGTCGGAGCTTCTCAGCCTGCTCGCGTTCGGGCAGTCGACGACGACGCTGCTGGCGTCGGGATCGTCGAGCGTGGCGGGTTCGGCGGCGACGATGGATTTGTTCGGTGTCGGCGCGCAAGTCGCGGTGCGCCGATTGGCCAGCGTGGCGCTTGGCGTGGCGGTGGATCAGGTGCAGGTACAGACAGGCCGCGCGCTCGGTCTCGACGTATTCAACATCACGCCGGCCGACGTGCCGGACATCTCGGGTCAGGGGATCGGCAATTTCCTGACGCAGACGAAGTTCGAGGCGGGCAAGTACGTCAACCCGCGCACGTTCGTGAGCGGGCAGGAATCTGCGGGACAGCTTGGTGTGGCGATCCAGCATCGGACGAATGGCGGCTGGACGTACAGCGCGAGCTTCGAGCCGCGGATCGTGTTGCTGGAACCGAAACTGAACGCCCCGCAGTGGAGAACGCAGCGGACGATTGGTGGCTTTATTATCCGAGAGTGGAAGTTTTAG
- a CDS encoding tetratricopeptide repeat protein: MSRTTVLVLVAAIVVAHGTAKAQDAPAKWADTISGELKKANLSGDIAAYTSARALAERVATAYPSDGLILHYAGFALYQEASMIIGRGGNATPLLNRAQDYFTRSLKTHPLAETHALMASIDGQLIGADPSRAMELGIASQEENTAAVAMAPKNPRVWLIRGIGWIFTPEEYGGGLAKAKDDIQHAIDLFATDAPKPGEPSWGHAEAYVWLGQVYEKLHDKTKAEAAYKSALALAPTFAWPRTLLAALK; this comes from the coding sequence ATGTCTCGTACGACTGTTCTTGTGCTTGTCGCGGCGATCGTTGTCGCGCACGGCACCGCGAAGGCGCAAGACGCACCCGCCAAGTGGGCGGACACCATCAGCGGCGAACTGAAAAAAGCGAATCTGAGCGGTGACATTGCCGCATACACGTCAGCGCGCGCGCTCGCCGAACGCGTCGCGACGGCGTATCCGAGCGACGGACTGATTCTGCATTACGCGGGCTTCGCGCTGTATCAGGAAGCGAGCATGATCATCGGGCGCGGCGGCAATGCCACGCCGCTCCTGAATCGCGCGCAGGACTACTTCACGCGGTCGCTCAAGACGCACCCGCTGGCGGAAACGCATGCGCTGATGGCGTCGATCGACGGCCAGCTCATCGGCGCCGATCCCTCGCGCGCGATGGAGCTTGGCATCGCCTCGCAGGAAGAGAATACCGCCGCCGTGGCGATGGCGCCGAAGAATCCACGCGTCTGGCTCATTCGCGGCATCGGGTGGATCTTCACCCCCGAGGAATACGGCGGTGGATTGGCCAAGGCGAAGGACGACATTCAGCACGCGATCGACCTGTTCGCAACAGATGCGCCCAAGCCGGGCGAGCCATCATGGGGACATGCGGAAGCGTATGTGTGGCTCGGACAGGTGTACGAGAAGCTGCATGACAAGACGAAGGCCGAAGCCGCGTACAAATCGGCGCTCGCACTCGCGCCGACGTTCGCCTGGCCGCGGACGCTGCTCGCCGCGTTGAAGTAG
- a CDS encoding dipeptidase — protein MPLSTDLAAYLSSNQQRALDELFELLRIPSVSARSEHNPDTARAADWVADSMRKIGLTANVHATPGHPIVVGEWRNAPKGAPTILIYGHYDVQPAEPLELWDSPAFEPTIRDGRIYARGSVDDKGQLFLHVKALEAHLKTRGKLPVNIIVLAEGEEEVGSENLTAFIEAHTDLLKCDGVVISDSAMFAPGLPSILSSLRGLAYFQIDVQGPTTDLHSGSYGGAVMNPAMALARILATMHDANGHIAIPGFYDKVRDWGEQARKDIRALPFSDENLRKETGSPDLFGEKGYSTLERLWMRPTCEVNGLLSGYTGEGAKTVLPSKAMAKVSCRLIPDQAPAEIEELMRAHVERVKPAGVTVTVTHLHGGTPWRAELNGPLFDAARRALKAAYEKEPVIVGEGGSIPVVGDFQRILNAPVLLVGFGLPGENAHAPNEWISVDNYERGAVAMAALWDELVVPG, from the coding sequence ATGCCACTGTCCACCGATCTCGCGGCGTATTTGTCGTCGAACCAGCAGCGCGCGCTCGACGAATTGTTCGAGCTCTTGCGCATTCCCAGCGTCAGCGCGCGCTCCGAGCACAACCCCGACACCGCGCGTGCCGCGGATTGGGTGGCGGACTCGATGCGCAAGATCGGTCTCACCGCCAACGTACATGCGACGCCCGGCCATCCGATCGTCGTCGGTGAGTGGCGGAACGCGCCGAAGGGTGCGCCGACGATCCTCATCTACGGCCACTACGACGTGCAGCCGGCGGAGCCGCTGGAGTTGTGGGACAGTCCGGCGTTCGAGCCGACGATTCGCGACGGCCGTATCTATGCACGTGGATCGGTGGATGACAAAGGCCAGCTGTTTCTGCACGTGAAGGCCCTTGAAGCGCACTTGAAAACGCGCGGCAAATTGCCGGTGAACATCATCGTCCTCGCCGAAGGCGAAGAGGAAGTGGGGAGCGAGAATCTCACCGCGTTCATCGAGGCACACACCGATCTCTTGAAGTGCGACGGCGTCGTCATCTCCGACTCGGCGATGTTCGCGCCCGGGCTTCCCTCGATTCTGTCTTCGTTGCGCGGCTTGGCGTACTTCCAGATCGACGTGCAGGGACCAACGACCGATTTGCACTCCGGCAGCTATGGTGGCGCGGTGATGAATCCGGCGATGGCGCTCGCGCGCATTCTCGCCACCATGCACGATGCGAACGGCCACATCGCGATTCCCGGCTTCTACGACAAGGTCCGCGACTGGGGCGAGCAGGCGCGCAAGGACATCCGCGCGCTGCCGTTCAGCGATGAGAATTTACGAAAGGAGACGGGCTCGCCCGACTTGTTCGGCGAGAAGGGCTACTCGACGCTCGAGCGTTTGTGGATGCGTCCGACCTGCGAGGTGAACGGCTTGCTGAGCGGATACACGGGCGAGGGCGCCAAGACCGTGCTGCCGTCGAAGGCAATGGCGAAGGTGAGCTGCCGCCTCATTCCGGATCAGGCGCCTGCCGAGATCGAGGAATTGATGCGCGCGCACGTGGAGCGCGTGAAGCCGGCCGGTGTCACGGTAACGGTGACCCACTTGCACGGCGGCACACCGTGGCGCGCCGAGCTGAATGGTCCGCTGTTCGACGCCGCGCGGCGCGCGCTCAAGGCGGCGTACGAGAAGGAGCCGGTGATCGTCGGCGAGGGCGGCTCGATTCCGGTCGTCGGCGATTTTCAGAGAATTCTCAATGCGCCGGTGTTGCTGGTGGGGTTTGGGTTGCCGGGGGAGAATGCGCACGCTCCGAACGAATGGATTTCGGTGGACAACTATGAACGCGGCGCGGTCGCCATGGCGGCGCTGTGGGACGAACTGGTCGTTCCGGGTTAG
- a CDS encoding histidine kinase: MQRRAKYWTWYGLAWIPMAFIYAVVVMQMQHASFGRGLVEGLSYVYVPAILGIGVWWLTGKLPWPPRHLWHLVVVHLVCAALFAATWEVTEFLLIAWGTGFYAARVIVNQFIGYEAFDSLFFYAAIAAGSHVIRIGVRLREQEARAARAESLRVQAELAALRGQLNPHFLFNTLHTLVALVRRDPPTAEHALEQFGDMLRYVLDVKRSRREDGPLADELKFLRSYLSLEQLRLGDRLRVVEQIDPDALDCVLPSLTLQPLVENAIKYGIAPRASGGTMTLTATLVDDALELEVADDGPGAPPTVLADERKDGSGVGLRAVRQRLDARYGRSAAFVVVTAPNEGFRVRIRLPATSVSGTPAGTVA, from the coding sequence ATGCAACGTCGCGCGAAATACTGGACGTGGTACGGACTGGCGTGGATTCCCATGGCCTTCATCTATGCCGTGGTCGTCATGCAGATGCAGCACGCGTCGTTCGGCCGTGGACTGGTCGAAGGCTTGAGCTACGTCTACGTCCCGGCGATTCTCGGAATCGGCGTGTGGTGGCTCACGGGCAAACTGCCGTGGCCGCCGCGGCACCTGTGGCATCTCGTGGTTGTCCACCTGGTCTGCGCCGCACTCTTTGCCGCGACCTGGGAGGTCACCGAATTCCTGCTCATTGCCTGGGGCACGGGATTCTACGCGGCACGCGTCATCGTCAATCAATTCATCGGCTACGAGGCGTTCGACAGCCTGTTCTTCTACGCCGCGATCGCGGCGGGTTCACACGTCATTCGCATCGGCGTACGCTTGCGCGAGCAGGAAGCGCGCGCGGCACGCGCCGAATCATTGCGCGTCCAGGCGGAGTTGGCGGCATTGCGCGGTCAGCTCAATCCGCACTTTCTCTTCAATACCCTGCATACGCTCGTTGCCCTCGTGCGGCGCGATCCGCCGACCGCCGAACATGCGCTCGAGCAATTCGGCGATATGCTGCGCTACGTGCTCGACGTCAAGCGATCTCGGCGTGAAGATGGCCCGCTCGCCGACGAGCTGAAGTTCCTGCGCAGCTACCTGTCGCTCGAGCAGCTTCGGCTCGGCGACCGCTTGCGCGTCGTCGAACAGATCGATCCCGACGCGCTCGATTGCGTGCTGCCGTCGCTCACGCTTCAGCCGCTCGTCGAGAACGCGATCAAGTATGGCATCGCACCGCGGGCGTCAGGCGGAACGATGACGCTGACCGCCACGCTCGTCGACGACGCACTCGAGTTGGAGGTTGCGGACGACGGTCCCGGCGCGCCGCCGACTGTCCTTGCCGATGAGCGCAAGGACGGAAGCGGCGTCGGTCTGCGTGCCGTGCGACAGCGCCTCGACGCGCGATACGGCCGCAGCGCGGCATTCGTCGTCGTCACCGCCCCGAATGAAGGGTTTCGCGTGCGCATTCGTCTGCCCGCGACGTCGGTTAGCGGTACACCGGCCGGCACGGTCGCGTGA